The following DNA comes from Camelina sativa cultivar DH55 chromosome 14, Cs, whole genome shotgun sequence.
ttattaattttattaagttattaattaaaaactcattaacaatctactttagagacaaagaaaataattatatagtattaaatatgaatccattttcatatttcttaatattttatttatattaattatatgatgtaTTAGGTGTTTGAAAGGAAGATAAAAAACTATATGAAACTTGAGAACTTGTATTATGTATTAGAACTTAACAagaacaaattttattaatgaactaacaaaatgctaacgtgataatagtaaaaaaaatgatatgatagCTCagagtctattttattttttattataaaacacatacataacaaaatttacttatattttgattatatttataattgttttgcttatatttttgttactttaattttcatattaaaaaatatatgtaagatgttacgtaaatataaaatcttatcgatgaaattaattacaaatacttaattatatgtaataatttttttgtttatgatgttAGGCAGTTTTACACCACTTGTATTAAACTTTaagtaaaaagtttttttaagtaaatagaaaataaaatggaagtaatatatatatatatatatacatacggagattctcaaaaatatcaccaaattaagtttttttccaaacttagcacatcATCTCtataattccaaaaatagcactaattaatcattcaaaattaaatcataaattcaaaatattaaatcctacccctcaaaactataccctaaatgtgaaattgaaaacccaaacctaaaaaaaaaaattctaaaaattaattttaaatgttttaatgtattaaatagtgctattttaaaaaatttatggaatgtgtgctataattgtccataaaacttgttttagtgctattttagtgTATTTCTTATTATACATGTTTCTaccataatcatatatataaaattaatatattttagtccgtaaatgaaaaaaaaaaattatcacaaaaAATAACATGAACATATTCATTACCTTCACCACTCTCGGCccatatttatcttttttgtaCAGTAACCGTGGTGGCGGCTGAACGACGTTGGATTCTCGAACCGCCTGCGGTACGTGGTGCAGGCTTGTTATTGTCTGCCATACTCTTATCTTGTGAAAGCTTTTGTGATCTTTTCTTGTGTACTATAGTCGCCCTAGTAAATCTAATGTAGTAacagataaattaattaggtgAAGAAAGACAGAACTCGGTTTGGAGAAGGATTTCCTAAAGCTTGAATTAATAAAGATTAGTTGGGTCAGTGACCCACAGGATTAAATTATTTCgaaaattaaacttttagttTTCAATTTATTGATTTCTTTACATTGTAAAAAAGTAGAATTATGTTGCTCTAGGTTTTACTGAGAAATTTACtataaatatatcatcaaaCATCAATCAATTTCTACAAATTGCTTCTTTTAGCGTAGGTTACTCTAATAGTCAAGgtatttaactattttataAAGATCTTCTACGTGTAACTTTTCcattatatttgtaatattactTCATTGATAGGCTTACcagatagatttttttttttttttgcttaccaGATAATGGTTTAGTCAAAGTCAAGATTATAAAACTACATATGTAAAGCTTTGTACGTAGCTCATTGGTTGCTATGTCATAATCCAGCCTAGATTTTATACTAATTAActagtaaaattttgtttggaagaaaatataaaagtgaATAAACATAATCAGACATGGCAACAAGTTATATTAAACCAGTCCAGAAAATAATCCATAGATTCGTCTAGTTTTAGAGAATTGTTAGTAATACGATTGTATAATATCAGTTTTATCCTATTAATTACTACaggtataaaactaaacaagCTATATCAATATGTATCGTTTATACCTATTTTCCATAGTATTTGTGTAGTTTTATAAATCAGTTTGAGgataaaataaacacaaattccTCATATTATGATGTAGGCAGATAAATAAATGGATGTCAAATCATGATTATCCTTTTCAAGTTTtgtcatataaatatttatgtagaTAATAGATCTATAGCTTGCTAGTAGTGTGAAACCGGTAGTCACATAAGCTATTGACTTCAAGGTAGTTTCCATGTATTTTCACAAGATATATCTGTAGAAGcaacaatacaaaataattattttatggaCCTTTATAGATCTTCTCACTTAAGTTCTCTATTGGTGTAATGCATATATATGCATGTGAGTTTGTGCTTATCATCTAGTCATCCATCGACCAAACTGTTAAGTCTAATTTATAAGGTCTCTTCGCGCTACAACATAAAGATGACGACGGTAAGTAACTTCCTCTACTCAGTTTTCATGAAAACTCGTATATTCGTTTATTGAACATGAGTATGTTTATGCAGGTAGTGGAAATGGAAGTACCAATGGATTGTCCTGGTTGTGAGAACAAAGTTAGGAAAGCTCTTGAGAAGATTACGGGTGATTAAATTAGTAAATATGGGTTAAAGATCCTAAAGTACTAGTTTTCTTGTTACCCAAGAAACCTGATAATTAAGTCTTGGATTGAACAGGAGTCCGCGATGTTCATATAGACATGAAGCAGCAGAGAGTAACAGTGACTGGTTCGGCGGATGAGAAGAAAGTTCTGAAAGTTGCAAGGAATGTTACAGGGAGAGATGTATGCTTGTGGTCGTGCCCTTACCACCCCGAATCTAATGCATATCACGACAGGTACTTCAAGAAGAAGTTTCGAAATAGAATCAACATGTCCGATAACGGTGAGAAAGTGAGTTCCTACAACTACCACAAGCATGGCTACCACGGACACGACCACGGATACCATCAGGAACGGCCTTATTC
Coding sequences within:
- the LOC104741502 gene encoding heavy metal-associated isoprenylated plant protein 21-like, with amino-acid sequence MTTVVEMEVPMDCPGCENKVRKALEKITGVRDVHIDMKQQRVTVTGSADEKKVLKVARNVTGRDVCLWSCPYHPESNAYHDRYFKKKFRNRINMSDNGEKVSSYNYHKHGYHGHDHGYHQERPYSGLIDENASSMFSEENPHFCSIM